Part of the Catalinimonas alkaloidigena genome is shown below.
GCTATGTCCCTATACTTACCTCAAGGTAGTGAACTTTATGCTGACAGTGCTTATACGCATTATGAGTTGGAAGACCTTTATGAAGAATGCGATCAGGTGCGCCTATTGGTAGAGCGAAAATCTAACTCAAAAAGGCAGGATAACGCAGCTATGCGTTTTTTAAAAAAGCATTACAGAAAGCGTATTGAAACCTGCTTCAGCCAAGTTACTGCTCGCTTTCCCGGAAAAATCCATGCAGTTACCCCACAGGGGTTCTTGCTCAAGGTCGTTCTGTTCCTATTTGCTTTTACTTTTAACAAAACATTATCCACAACTTAAATTAATTAATTATTGTTGAGCAAAAAAACGAAAGCCACTGTCTGTATAGGCAGTGGCTTTTTTATTGATGTTACATAATATGAAAATATCATTGTGTTTATCCGGTTACTTCTTCAGCCATCAGACGGATGCGTATTCCGTCCATTTCTTCAGTGATAGGCATCTGACAGGCCAGACGGCTGCTGTTGCTGACTACAGGCAGTGTATCCAGCATATCCATTTCCGCATCATTGGCTTCCTCATTGTAAGTATTGTCCAACACCTCAACATGGCATGAGGCACAGAGTGCCATACCTCCGCAGGTAGCGGCTACCGGATAGTCTGAGGCTTTCAGAATTTCCATCAGGCTAAGAGACATGTCAGTAGGGGCTTCAATGGTATTGATATTTCCATCAGCTTCTTCAATGTGAATTTTGATATCCATATTGTAATTATTAGTTAAGCTTTTTAAGTGTTTAAAAGCTTTGAATTCCATTAACAGTTGTATACTTCAGACTGGCTTTTTTGCCTCCACTTACCACACGATAGGCACTCTGTGCCATCAGCGCAGCCTCATGGAAACCGCTCAAAATCAGCTTCAGCTTACCGGGATATTGGTTGATGTCACCAATTGCATAAACACCGGGCACATTAGTAGAATAATCTTCTACATTAACATTAATGGCATTACGGTCCAGGTTAAGGTTCCAGCTGGCAATAGGGCCAAGTTTAGGACTCAGTCCAAAAAGGGGAACAAAGTAGTCACTGGCTACCAATTCTGCTTTTCCTGCTTTATCAGTAATCAGACACTCTTTTAACACGCCATTACCATGTAGTGCTGTAACCTGGCTGTTGAGCTTCAGGTTTAACTTACCTTCTTCTGCCAGCTTGAATATTTTTTCTGCAGAATCAGGCGCACCTCTAAAACTGCTGCCCCGGTGTACCAGCGTAAGCTCTTCCACCATATCAGCTAGATAGATGGTCCAGTCTAGCGCGGAGTCGCCTCCACCGGCAACCACCACTTTTTTGTTAGTATATTTTTCGGGGTGGCGTACCATATAATCTATGCCTTTACCCTCATAATTTTCCAGCTTTTCTAAGGCAGGCTTTCGCGGCTCAAAGCAACCTAAGCCACCTGCTATTACTACAGCTTTAGCGTGGCATTGTGTACCTTCATTGGTTTCCAGGATAAAAGATTCATCTTCCTGTCTTTCAATTTTTTCTACTCTTTCACCTAGTGTATATGTCGGATTAAAGGGTTCTATCTGTTTTGACAGATTATCTACCAGTTCCTGTGCCAACACCACCGGGTAACCAGGAATATCATAGATCGGTTTTTTGGGATAGATTTCAGATAACTGCCCCCCAATCTGAGGTAACACATCCATCACATGACATCGCATTTTGAGCAATCCAGCTTCAAAAACGGCAAATAAACCAACAGGTCCGGCTCCAATAATGCAAAGGTCTGTGTGTATCATATTTTTCTATTTTTTTGAATAAACGAAGTAAACAATAAAATAGTTGTTATACTAATTATTTGTGTACGACTTAATTGCACAAAAATTTTTAGGGCTTCAGGTTATCGTAGATGGTGTTCAGAATTCTGACAAACTGCTTGAAGTCATCTTCGCTGAGGTGTTGCCAGGCGTGCATACGGATCTTTCTTACCTCAGGAAGCATATTATTGACCGTCTCCATACCTGATGATGTCAGACATACATTGATTTTTCTTCTGTCAGTTTCGTCATACTGTCTCAAAATGAGATCCTTCTGACTCAATAAATCAAGGATTCTGGTCACAGTAGGAGTGTCCTTATGAATCAGCTGCGCAAGCGTTACCTGGTTAAGGGTTGTATGTTCAGCCAGAATTTTCAGAACGGCCCATTGGTCAACAGTAACTTCAAAGCCTAATGCTCTGAATTGCTGCTTGGCATATTGCTTAATTTTTTTATTCGTTTTTTCTAATAGAAACGAGTAGTTACTGTATATATCTTCTTCAGGTATAGCCATAACGGCTAAAATAGACTTTTGTGCTGATTAATTAAAATATGGGGAATTGTTGAGGAAATTATTCCCCATCATACGGGGAATATGTTAGACATTAATAGGATACATATGTTGAACTTGTTCCAATGTCGTACTTGGCATGGTATTGTTATAAGTATAAGTGTATTCGATTACTTTTTAAGCTAAGATTGATATAGATTTTTTAAACTTTACGTGGGGTTACATAAGCGTGAGGGCTGTACTACAGCCCTTTTGCTTTTTGTACCTGTTATAAAGAACTGCGTTCCCTCATTATTGTTTTTCCAATCCCTTTTTAATTTTCTTTTCTACCGTGTCTTCTTCTTTTGCGTTAGTGGGTTCAAGCGGTTCCTGCTCTTCGGTTTCAGTGGGTTGATAGCTCAGTGAAAAATACACCGGAAAGTGATCCGAACCTATATGGGGAAGTACTTCCAGCGCATTAAGCTGAAAAGTTTCGGTATGAAAAACATGATCCAGAGACCAGCGCATCATAGGCATCTCCGCACTAAAAGTATTGTAAAAACCCCTTCCGATCCGCGGGTCTAGCATCTGGCTTGACTTGAGAAACAAACGGGTAGTGTAGGACCATGCTACGTCGTTTAGGTCACCCATCAAGATCGCAGGTTCTTGACTCTTTTTGACCAGCTGACCGGCGAGTAAGAGCTCAGCATCTCTTTTGGTACTGCTTTCGCTCTCCGGAGGAACCGGAGGTTTAGGATGTAAACAATAAAGTTTCACATTTTGACCGGAACGTAACTTAACATAGGCATGAATAGAAGGAATGCTGTCTTCCATCATATACTTAACTTCTGCATCTTCAAGCTGCAGTTGAGAATATAAAATCATTCCATAGGTATTGTCTAGAGGTTTACTGACAATGTGAGGATATTTGTATTTTAAAGTATCCATTTTTTCTGCCCACCATTCATCGGTTTCTAATAACAGAACCAGGTCAGGGTTTTTCTGCTCAATGAGTAGCAAGAGTTTTTCATACTCATGGTTTTTCATATACACATTAGAAGTGATGGCGCTAATATTCGTAAGTGTATCCTGACCCTGTGCATAATCAGTTTGTGTTCTGGAAAAGATAGTGTAGGGATAAATACGAAAGCTCTGGTAGAAAAATGAAGCTCCCAGGAGTATGACCATGACCACATTAAGACCTTTGCGGAAACGAAAGAAAATAAGCCAGAGTGCAATCAGTAAAATGATGATCACACTGATCTGGATTCTGGGAAACACAAATATCTGAACCCACCAGATATCCATGGGAAGCAATGGTAAGAGCGTCCCTATGATAAAAAATATACTAAAGAAAACCAGAATCGCTTTGAAGGTTCTCATAGATAAAAAATACTACTGTGCAGTTAAAAAAGTAATGGTATATCTGAGTAATAAATGCCAAAAGGCTGTAATTGTTTATTTTTTCTCTGTTAGTCGTAAAAAATAAGTAGTAAAACTTTGCCTGTAAATAAAAAATGGGTGAACTCCCTGCATAGGAAATTCACCCTGGACATCATTGGTTTTCATCAGGGCCGAACAGGGGTGCCGTCAGGTTTTCTAAGCTGCGTCCAGTTATAGTCATTCTTCTCAGGAAGCGGGTATTTCAGTGCCAGTTCCTCGTTTATCTCTACGCCCAGACCGGGGGCTTCGTTGACATGCATATAGCCATTTTTCATTTCCGGACTACCGGGAAAAATTTCCCTGAGCAAATCTGAAAAATTTACTGACTCCTGTATGCCGAAGTTCCATACGGCCAGGTCAATATGGGCATTGGCAGCGTGGCCTACCGGGGATACATCTCCCGGCCCATGCCAGGCGGTTTTGACGTTAAACCATTCTCCTAATCTGGCGACTTTCATGGCAGGAGAGATACCGCCGATCTGGGAAATATGAATGCGTATGTAGTCAATCAGGCGGTCTTTGATGAGGTCTACCCATTCATGCTGGTTATTGAAAAGTTCACCCATGGCTATGGGTACGGTGGTATGATTGCGCAATACTTCAAAGTAGCCATTATTTTCTGGTGAGAAAGGATCTTCAATAAAGAAAGGTCGGTATTCTTCCAGCTTTTCTATCATGCTGATTGCCTCCATGGGCTGTACCCTTTCATGGATATCGTGGAGTAACTCAACCGCTTCACCACAACTTTTACGTACCTCGGCAAACATGTCTACCACACTCTTGGTATAGGCCAGGGTATTCATCACATTGTCATCGGGAGTTCCGAAACCTGCCGCTTTGAAGTCCGGTTGCTGGCTCCTGGCAGCACCTTCGCCATAGCCCCCCAGTAGCTGGGCAGCCCCATAGCCACCCATCTGTATCCTCACGTGGCGAAAGCCCTGGTCAATGTAAGATTGAACACTTTCGGCTACCTCCTGCGGGCTGCTGCCGCTGGCATGGGCATAGCAGTCTACCGCAAAGCGTAATTTACCACCTAATAACTGATAGACCGGCATACCGGCTCTTTTGCCCTTGATATCCCAGAGGGCCTGATCCAGACCGCTGAGGGCATTGTTCAGTACCGG
Proteins encoded:
- a CDS encoding MarR family winged helix-turn-helix transcriptional regulator; its protein translation is MAIPEEDIYSNYSFLLEKTNKKIKQYAKQQFRALGFEVTVDQWAVLKILAEHTTLNQVTLAQLIHKDTPTVTRILDLLSQKDLILRQYDETDRRKINVCLTSSGMETVNNMLPEVRKIRMHAWQHLSEDDFKQFVRILNTIYDNLKP
- a CDS encoding endonuclease/exonuclease/phosphatase family protein, encoding MRTFKAILVFFSIFFIIGTLLPLLPMDIWWVQIFVFPRIQISVIIILLIALWLIFFRFRKGLNVVMVILLGASFFYQSFRIYPYTIFSRTQTDYAQGQDTLTNISAITSNVYMKNHEYEKLLLLIEQKNPDLVLLLETDEWWAEKMDTLKYKYPHIVSKPLDNTYGMILYSQLQLEDAEVKYMMEDSIPSIHAYVKLRSGQNVKLYCLHPKPPVPPESESSTKRDAELLLAGQLVKKSQEPAILMGDLNDVAWSYTTRLFLKSSQMLDPRIGRGFYNTFSAEMPMMRWSLDHVFHTETFQLNALEVLPHIGSDHFPVYFSLSYQPTETEEQEPLEPTNAKEEDTVEKKIKKGLEKQ
- a CDS encoding 2Fe-2S iron-sulfur cluster-binding protein; translation: MDIKIHIEEADGNINTIEAPTDMSLSLMEILKASDYPVAATCGGMALCASCHVEVLDNTYNEEANDAEMDMLDTLPVVSNSSRLACQMPITEEMDGIRIRLMAEEVTG
- a CDS encoding enolase C-terminal domain-like protein, whose product is MNRRNLLKNMGMGLSAGLMGAGMPSAQAQSNSNYKNGMPPVKITKVKAIPTCPHNIELIVVKVETSEPGLYGIGCATFRQRAHAVVSAIDDYLNDFCVGKDVDNIEDIWQTAYVSSYWRNGPVLNNALSGLDQALWDIKGKRAGMPVYQLLGGKLRFAVDCYAHASGSSPQEVAESVQSYIDQGFRHVRIQMGGYGAAQLLGGYGEGAARSQQPDFKAAGFGTPDDNVMNTLAYTKSVVDMFAEVRKSCGEAVELLHDIHERVQPMEAISMIEKLEEYRPFFIEDPFSPENNGYFEVLRNHTTVPIAMGELFNNQHEWVDLIKDRLIDYIRIHISQIGGISPAMKVARLGEWFNVKTAWHGPGDVSPVGHAANAHIDLAVWNFGIQESVNFSDLLREIFPGSPEMKNGYMHVNEAPGLGVEINEELALKYPLPEKNDYNWTQLRKPDGTPVRP
- a CDS encoding NAD(P)/FAD-dependent oxidoreductase, which produces MIHTDLCIIGAGPVGLFAVFEAGLLKMRCHVMDVLPQIGGQLSEIYPKKPIYDIPGYPVVLAQELVDNLSKQIEPFNPTYTLGERVEKIERQEDESFILETNEGTQCHAKAVVIAGGLGCFEPRKPALEKLENYEGKGIDYMVRHPEKYTNKKVVVAGGGDSALDWTIYLADMVEELTLVHRGSSFRGAPDSAEKIFKLAEEGKLNLKLNSQVTALHGNGVLKECLITDKAGKAELVASDYFVPLFGLSPKLGPIASWNLNLDRNAINVNVEDYSTNVPGVYAIGDINQYPGKLKLILSGFHEAALMAQSAYRVVSGGKKASLKYTTVNGIQSF